Proteins found in one Aspergillus puulaauensis MK2 DNA, chromosome 8, nearly complete sequence genomic segment:
- the cef1 gene encoding putative cell division control protein (Cdc5) (BUSCO:EOG09261CXQ;~COG:A,D;~EggNog:ENOG410PFBZ;~InterPro:IPR017930,IPR009057,IPR021786,IPR001005;~PFAM:PF00249,PF13921,PF11831) codes for MPVVKGGVWTNIEDEVLRAAVSKYGLNQWARVSSLLARKTPKQCKARWVEWLDPGIRKVEWSREEDEKLLHLAKLMPTQWRTIAPIVGRTATQCLERYQKLLDEAEARENDELGLGGPGEETSAPSADDVRRLRPGELDPDPESKPARPDTIDLDEDEKEMLSEARARLANTQGKKAKRKARERQLEESRRLAVLQKRRELKNAGINIKVITRKQGEMDYNADIPFEKPAAPGFYDTGEEEARNEKQREMFDPRKQQLANKRKGDQDEDAERKKRKNDKNSNSAAFAAAARAGQMQKIREAEQSSKRRALVLPTPQVSEGEMEDIIKMGMAGDKASKLVGEEEGTRGLLGNYSAMVGGTPIRTPRAPPEEDHIANEIRNIRALTETQSSLLGGENTPLHEGGSSTGFDGIAPRRQEIVTPNPMATPFRQGNAVGATPVPGGVGPGATPLRTPRDHFSLNKEIDGGQLIGSTPRDIKIQGNLARQSIRGRLAALPKPKETEWELEELPSETAEPTAMEEYSEEDAAERDRKEREARAKAAATEHRRQTQVYQRALPRPVVLDIDALMERVSHVTDKIPSLIAKEAALLIANDASKFPVPGAKIEGKPRKLERFDDRWLEEARAAITAEVSSGKMQEWADEFDAEWSSTRSNTLPGLSNYVDEDEDPYQQEQRMIGVFDNVQASLLATAEQGNKLEKKLALHYGGYQNRAKTLRTKVTEAHTALEKSKGELDAFRTLQISEEAAISRRLEKLREDVAFVMRREREAQEQYRSRKEELDELVAGRGGMVNGWH; via the exons ATCTGGCCAAATTGATGCCAACACAATGGCGGACGATTGCGCCGATCGTAGGTCGCACGGCGACTCAGTGCCTAGAACGATATCAAAAACTTTTGGATGAAGCGGAAGCCCGTGAGAACGATGAGCTCGGCCTTGGAGGTCCTGGCGAGGAAACCTCAGCGCCAAGTGCGGACGACGTCAGACGGCTAAG ACCCGGTGAATTAGACCCCGACCCAGAATCCAAACCCGCCCGCCCGGATACTATCGATctcgatgaagatgagaaagaAATGTTAAGCGAGGCTCGAGCGCGTCTTGCGAATACGCAGGGCAAAAAGGCGAAGCGTAAGGCTCGAGAACGACAGCTTGAAGAATCACGACGACTCGCTGTGCTCCAGAAGCGCCGTGAACTGAAAAACGCCGGTATCAATATCAAGGTTATCACGCGAAAGCAGGGTGAAATGGACTATAATGCGGATATTCCGTTTGAAAAGCCAGCGGCACCTGGGTTCTATGATActggcgaagaggaggcccGCAATGAAAAACAACGTGAAATGTTTGATCCTCGAAAACAACAACTAGCGAACAAGCGCAAAGGAGaccaggatgaagatgccgaacggaagaagagaaaaaatgATAAGAACAGCAACTCTGCTGCCTTTGCGGCGGCTGCTCGGGCAGGCCAGATGCAAAAGATTAGGGAAGCGGAACAAAGCAGCAAGCGGAGAGCACTAGTCCTTCCTACCCCCCAAGTCAGTGAAGGCGAAATGGAGGATATCATCAAGATGGGTATGGCAGGAGATAAAGCCAGCAAAttggtgggagaagaagaaggaaccCGAGGGCTACTTGGAAACTACTCCGCCATGGTTGGTGGGACACCAATCCGAACACCTAGAGCTCCCCCGGAGGAAGATCACATTGCAAATGAGATTCGAAATATCAGGGCCTTAACGGAAACTCAATCTTCCCTTCTGGGTGGTGAAAATACGCCCCTGCATGAAGGAGGATCTTCTACAGGTTTCGACGGCATCGCTCCACGCCGCCAGGAGATTGTCACACCGAATCCCATGGCCACGCCTTTTAGACAAGGAAACGCAGTTGGCGCAACACCTGTGCCAGGAGGTGTTGGCCCTGGGGCTACACCACTGCGGACTCCTCGAGATCACTTTTCACTAAACAAGGAGATCGACGGTGGTCAACTCATTGGTAGCACGCCTAGGGACATAAAGATACAAGGGAACCTCGCGCGGCAAAGCATTCGCGGTAGGCTAGCGGCACTCCCAAAGCCTAAGGAAACCGAGTGGGAGCTCGAAGAGCTGCCCTCTGAAACCGCGGAGCCAACTGCAATGGAAGAATACTCAGAGGAGGATGCGGCAGAACGAGACaggaaagaaagggaggCTCGGGCCAAAGCTGCTGCAACTGAGCATAGACGCCAGACACAAGTCTACCAACGCGCACTCCCTCGACCTGTTGTCCTCGATATCGATGCATTAATGGAGCGTGTGTCGCATGTAACAGACAAAATTCCTAGCTTGATTGCCAAGGAGGCGGCCCTTCTTATCGCCAACGATGCAAGCAAGttccctgttcctggcgcCAAAATTGAAGGCAAACCCCGGAAGCTGGAGCGGTTCGATGACCGATGGTTGGAAGAAGCTCGTGCGGCCATTACGGCTGAGGTGTCCTCCGGGAAGATGCAGGAGTGGGCGGATGAGTTCGACGCCGAGTGGAGTTCTACCCGTTCGAACACTCTACCTGGTCTTTCTAACTacgtcgacgaggacgaggacccATATCAGCAAGAACAGCGAATGATTGGCGTCTTTGACAATGTACAAGCATCTCTACTCGCAACCGCAGAGCAGGGAAATAAACTTGAAAAGAAGCTGGCACTGCATTACGGTGGATATCAAAACCGAGCGAAGACACTACGGACCAAAGTCACGGAAGCCCACACAGCCCTAGAGAAGTCGAAGGGTGAACTAGACGCTTTTCGCACACTCCAGATATCAGAAGAGGCTGCGATTTCGAGGCGACTCGAGAAACTACGGGAGGATGTCGCATTTGTCATGCGCAGAGAACGAGAAGCCCAGGAGCAATACCGATCGAGaaaggaggagctggacgagcTGGTTGCTGGCAGAGGAGGCATGGTGAACGGTTGGCATTGA